A region from the Mucilaginibacter sp. CSA2-8R genome encodes:
- the lpxB gene encoding lipid-A-disaccharide synthase, whose amino-acid sequence MKYYLVAGEASGDLHGANLIKALKGKDPQANFRFFGGNLMAAEGGTLVKHYASMAYMGFVEVALNLRPILRNMKECKQDIADWKPDVLILIDFPGFNLKIAEFAKKQGLIVCYYISPKVWAWNQRRVYKIRKIVNHLFCILPFEVDFYRKFDMQVDYIGNPLLDAVAAFRPNPDFLAQHNLQDKKIIALLPGSRKQEISRLLPEMVKVARHFIGYEFVIAGAPAFDVIYYQQYLDGAELPIIFNATYDILHHAEAAIVASGTAVLETALFNVPQVAVYKANQLMVSAARMFLKIKYITLVNLILDEPAVKELIQDECNTKTLTHELDLLLHNEPYLEIMMQKYKKLHSLMGHPGASAKAAELIIQYTVNEKTPA is encoded by the coding sequence ATGAAATATTATCTGGTAGCCGGAGAGGCTTCAGGAGATTTACATGGCGCTAACCTGATTAAGGCACTTAAAGGTAAAGACCCGCAAGCCAACTTCAGGTTTTTTGGCGGTAACCTGATGGCAGCCGAAGGTGGAACGTTAGTAAAACATTACGCCAGCATGGCCTACATGGGTTTTGTAGAGGTGGCATTAAACCTGCGCCCAATACTGCGAAACATGAAAGAATGTAAGCAAGATATTGCTGACTGGAAACCTGATGTGTTAATATTAATTGACTTTCCGGGTTTTAACTTAAAAATTGCAGAGTTTGCCAAAAAACAAGGGTTAATAGTATGCTATTATATATCGCCTAAGGTGTGGGCCTGGAACCAAAGACGTGTTTATAAAATAAGAAAGATTGTTAACCACCTGTTTTGCATATTACCCTTTGAAGTAGATTTTTACCGCAAGTTTGATATGCAGGTAGATTACATAGGCAACCCTTTACTGGATGCCGTGGCTGCCTTTAGACCTAACCCTGATTTTTTAGCACAGCATAATCTGCAAGATAAAAAGATTATAGCCTTACTGCCAGGTAGCCGCAAGCAAGAAATTAGTCGGCTGCTGCCAGAGATGGTTAAAGTAGCCCGCCATTTTATAGGGTACGAATTTGTGATAGCCGGTGCACCTGCTTTTGATGTTATATATTATCAGCAATACTTAGACGGGGCAGAATTGCCTATTATTTTTAATGCCACTTACGATATTTTACACCATGCAGAGGCGGCCATTGTAGCGTCGGGGACAGCTGTGCTTGAAACCGCTTTGTTTAATGTGCCACAAGTAGCCGTTTATAAGGCCAACCAGTTAATGGTAAGTGCTGCACGTATGTTTTTAAAAATAAAATACATCACCTTAGTTAACCTTATTTTAGATGAGCCGGCAGTAAAAGAGTTAATACAGGATGAATGCAATACGAAAACCTTAACCCATGAACTTGATTTGCTATTGCACAATGAACCTTACCTGGAAATAATGATGCAGAAATATAAAAAATTGCATAGTTTGATGGGGCATCCGGGAGCATCGGCCAAAGCCGCAGAATTGATTATTCAGTATACTGTAAACGAAAAAACTCCGGCATAA
- a CDS encoding response regulator transcription factor, with the protein MGFSNSGRSKILIIEDDNYMQLIMKRFLGKAYEIEICPSALEALTFLQNGNIPDLVISDLNTPNLSGLDFVQQISSSDFFKSIPVIIVSGEDSSEVRIRCLNRGADDFVVKPFNPAELEARIRAILRRIGKPVAV; encoded by the coding sequence ATGGGATTTTCAAACTCAGGGCGAAGTAAAATACTGATTATTGAAGACGATAATTATATGCAACTCATTATGAAAAGGTTTTTAGGCAAAGCCTACGAAATTGAGATCTGCCCGTCGGCCCTTGAAGCACTTACTTTTTTGCAGAACGGAAATATTCCGGATCTGGTCATATCAGATTTAAATACCCCTAATTTGAGCGGCTTAGACTTTGTGCAGCAAATTAGCAGCAGTGACTTTTTTAAGTCGATACCAGTAATCATCGTATCGGGCGAAGATAGCTCAGAAGTACGCATCCGTTGTTTAAACCGCGGCGCCGATGACTTTGTCGTCAAACCATTTAACCCTGCCGAATTGGAAGCCCGTATCCGGGCCATACTGCGCAGAATTGGTAAACCAGTAGCTGTATAA
- a CDS encoding glycosyltransferase family 2 protein has translation MRPISIPAYIGNYYYEKQDPQQVKKSYQKLYKGNPDVSIVMPAYNEEATIVQTLASLCSNETQWAVEIIVVNNNSKDATEALVKACGVTCILETTQGITPARNAGLAQAKGKYILNADADTIYPKHWIEEMTKPLAAEDRNVAITYGRFSFIPVGKTGRFTYFFYEYLSDFTRLYNKYFKNEAVNVYGFNSGFRRAEGLQVDGFNHPPGTNEDGFLALKLKNKNFGNMHRVDNPLAIVWTTDRRIQIDGGLWKGTVKRFKRVFIS, from the coding sequence ATGAGACCCATTTCTATACCTGCTTATATAGGTAACTATTACTATGAAAAGCAAGATCCTCAGCAGGTGAAAAAGTCCTACCAAAAGTTATACAAAGGCAACCCCGATGTATCTATTGTAATGCCTGCTTATAATGAAGAGGCTACCATTGTGCAAACACTAGCCTCATTATGCAGTAACGAAACTCAATGGGCGGTTGAAATTATTGTGGTCAACAATAACTCTAAGGATGCTACCGAGGCTCTGGTGAAAGCTTGCGGAGTAACTTGCATACTTGAAACTACACAAGGCATTACGCCCGCACGTAATGCAGGTTTAGCACAGGCTAAAGGTAAATATATTTTGAACGCTGATGCTGATACTATCTATCCCAAACACTGGATTGAGGAAATGACTAAACCACTGGCCGCCGAGGACCGCAATGTGGCTATTACCTACGGCCGTTTTTCTTTTATTCCGGTAGGCAAAACGGGTAGATTCACTTACTTTTTTTATGAGTATCTGTCTGATTTTACCCGGTTGTACAACAAATACTTTAAAAATGAGGCGGTAAATGTGTATGGGTTTAATTCGGGTTTTAGGCGTGCCGAAGGTTTGCAGGTAGACGGATTTAATCATCCGCCGGGTACTAACGAAGACGGCTTTCTGGCGCTTAAACTAAAAAATAAAAACTTCGGTAATATGCACCGGGTAGATAATCCGCTGGCCATAGTGTGGACTACCGACAGACGCATACAAATAGACGGCGGATTATGGAAAGGTACGGTTAAGCGCTTTAAACGGGTGTTTATTTCATAG
- the surE gene encoding 5'/3'-nucleotidase SurE yields the protein MKKQQPTILVVNDDGITAPGIKALIEAMQQLGRVVVVAPDSPQSGMGHAITIGKPLRLDAVDLYKDVEMYKCSGTPVDCVKLAVNRVFKGQKPDLCVSGINHGLNNSINVLYSGTMSAAVEGAIESIPSIGFSLDDYTQQADFAPCIPYVKKIATQVLNQGLPAGTLLNVNFPKGDALKGIKICRQAQGKWAEEFDERLDPYQRPYYWLTGLFQLNDQGEDTDVWALDNNYVSVVPVQFDMTAHHAIAALNNWKF from the coding sequence ATGAAAAAGCAGCAACCTACCATTTTGGTGGTAAACGATGATGGCATTACTGCGCCTGGTATTAAAGCGCTGATTGAAGCAATGCAGCAATTAGGCCGTGTAGTAGTAGTAGCACCGGATAGCCCCCAATCGGGCATGGGGCATGCCATTACTATTGGTAAGCCACTGCGTTTGGATGCGGTTGACTTATATAAAGACGTAGAAATGTATAAATGCTCGGGTACACCGGTTGATTGTGTAAAATTAGCCGTGAACCGTGTATTTAAAGGCCAAAAACCTGATTTATGCGTATCGGGCATTAATCATGGCTTAAACAATTCTATTAACGTATTATATTCCGGCACCATGTCGGCAGCGGTAGAAGGTGCTATCGAAAGCATACCGTCTATCGGCTTTTCGCTCGACGATTATACCCAGCAGGCTGATTTTGCACCATGTATTCCGTATGTAAAAAAAATTGCCACACAAGTTTTAAATCAGGGCTTGCCCGCAGGCACCTTGCTTAATGTTAATTTCCCTAAAGGTGATGCGTTAAAAGGCATAAAAATTTGCAGGCAGGCGCAAGGCAAATGGGCTGAGGAGTTTGACGAGCGGCTTGACCCGTACCAACGCCCTTACTACTGGCTTACCGGCCTTTTTCAGTTAAACGACCAGGGCGAGGATACGGATGTATGGGCATTGGATAACAACTATGTATCCGTAGTCCCGGTTCAGTTTGACATGACGGCACACCATGCCATTGCAGCGCTAAATAACTGGAAGTTTTAA
- a CDS encoding insulinase family protein: MRIYTKPITVICWMLTCSIAYAQQAFKWEKAVSNGYNYTYVSGDPTHSRFYKLKNGLTVILSTTKQQPRIQSYIAVKAGSKTDPADHTGLAHYLEHLMFKGTDRYGSLNWSKESPLLDKIDNLYEQYNSTKDEAKRKEIYKQIDQVSGEAAKFGIANEYDKMMAAMGGQNTNAFTSFEQTVYTDDIPSASVDKYLALQAERFRQPVFRIFHTELEAVYEEKNRGLDNDGSKVFEAMFAALFPNNNYGKQTTIGTVEHLKNPSLKAIRNYFHSYYVPNNMGIIMTGDFNPDVMIKKVDQRFGYMVSKAVPAYTFAPEKPISAPVKRDIYGPTPENLTIAFRFPGASTRDARMLNLLGDILTNGKAGLFDLDLTKKQRLLSARATSYNLKDYSVLMLQGSPVKGQTLDTVRSLMLAEIAKLKSGQFSDDLIPAIVNNSKKSKIEGNENYVSRAGNLMNAFTSGIDWRNEVANEDELSKITKPQIVAFANKYLNDNNYVIVYKHLGEDKNIVKVDKPTITPVAVNREAQSEFLKTVNAMPSNPVQPTWLDFNRDIKHAKAGPLEVLSVQNKDNSLFRLYYRYDMGSWNNKLLPIAAQYLQFLGTNKMDAEGFSKAFYKLAASFAINTGTDVSTVSISGLQENFDKTVTLYEDLISNCKPDEAALVNLKARIRKGRENARLNKAAIMSGLLNYARYGAQNPFNYTLTNEELDNLKAEDLVNLLHSLSGYKHTVLYYGPQATPAPAIAALHHVPATFTSYPAAKQFTRVNPDKNQVLFADFDMVQAEINWIRNEAPYDAAKTPVIELYNNYFGGGMSSIVFQTIRESKALAYSTYAVYVAPTKKEDPNYFIAYVGTQADKLNEAIKGMNELITDLPESEKVVNTARDNIRKSLETERITQDGILFSYLNAQRRGLDYDDRKNTYNAVASLNYADLKAFHDQEVKNKPVTYCIVASTKRVSDDDLKKYGELSKLSLNQLFGY; this comes from the coding sequence ATGAGAATTTACACTAAACCTATTACGGTAATCTGCTGGATGCTTACCTGCAGTATAGCTTATGCACAACAAGCTTTTAAATGGGAAAAAGCTGTTTCTAACGGGTATAATTACACATACGTAAGCGGCGACCCTACTCACAGCCGTTTTTACAAGTTGAAAAACGGACTGACCGTTATATTAAGTACTACTAAGCAACAGCCGCGCATTCAATCGTATATTGCAGTAAAGGCGGGCAGCAAAACCGACCCTGCCGATCACACCGGCTTAGCGCATTACCTTGAGCACCTGATGTTTAAAGGCACAGATCGTTACGGGTCTTTAAACTGGAGCAAAGAAAGTCCGCTACTTGACAAAATTGATAATCTTTACGAACAGTATAATTCAACAAAAGACGAAGCTAAGCGTAAAGAAATTTACAAGCAGATTGACCAGGTATCGGGCGAGGCTGCAAAATTTGGCATCGCCAACGAGTACGATAAAATGATGGCTGCCATGGGTGGGCAAAATACTAATGCCTTTACCTCATTTGAGCAAACCGTATACACCGATGACATCCCCAGCGCATCAGTTGATAAATATTTAGCATTGCAAGCCGAGCGTTTTCGCCAACCAGTGTTCAGAATATTTCATACGGAGCTGGAAGCTGTTTATGAAGAAAAAAACCGTGGCTTAGATAACGATGGCAGCAAAGTGTTTGAAGCTATGTTTGCAGCCTTGTTCCCGAATAATAATTACGGTAAGCAAACCACTATAGGTACGGTAGAACATCTTAAAAATCCGTCGTTAAAGGCTATTCGTAACTATTTTCATAGCTACTATGTGCCTAACAACATGGGCATCATCATGACCGGTGATTTTAACCCAGATGTGATGATCAAAAAAGTTGATCAGCGATTTGGTTACATGGTATCAAAAGCAGTACCTGCTTATACTTTTGCTCCCGAAAAGCCAATTTCTGCCCCGGTTAAGCGTGATATTTACGGGCCTACTCCCGAAAACCTGACCATTGCTTTCCGCTTTCCGGGTGCCAGTACGCGTGATGCCAGGATGCTGAATTTACTTGGCGATATCCTGACCAACGGTAAGGCCGGTTTGTTTGATTTAGACCTGACCAAGAAGCAGCGCCTTTTAAGTGCCAGAGCTACATCATACAATTTAAAAGATTATAGTGTGTTGATGTTACAGGGCAGCCCTGTTAAAGGCCAGACGCTTGATACGGTGCGTAGCCTGATGCTGGCAGAAATAGCAAAGCTAAAAAGCGGCCAGTTTTCTGACGACCTGATTCCGGCTATTGTTAACAATAGCAAAAAAAGTAAGATAGAAGGCAACGAAAACTATGTGAGCCGTGCCGGCAACCTGATGAATGCTTTTACCTCGGGCATCGACTGGCGTAACGAGGTGGCTAACGAAGATGAACTGTCAAAAATTACCAAGCCCCAAATAGTTGCCTTTGCCAACAAATATCTTAATGATAATAACTACGTAATAGTTTACAAACACTTAGGCGAAGACAAAAACATTGTGAAGGTAGATAAGCCTACCATTACACCGGTAGCAGTAAACCGCGAGGCCCAGTCTGAGTTTTTGAAGACGGTAAACGCCATGCCAAGTAACCCGGTGCAACCCACCTGGCTCGACTTTAACCGCGACATCAAGCATGCTAAAGCTGGTCCGCTGGAGGTTTTATCGGTACAAAATAAAGATAATAGCTTGTTTAGATTATATTACCGGTACGACATGGGCAGCTGGAATAACAAGTTGCTGCCTATTGCTGCCCAATACCTGCAATTTTTAGGTACTAATAAAATGGATGCTGAAGGTTTTAGTAAGGCTTTTTACAAACTGGCTGCATCATTTGCGATTAATACAGGTACCGATGTATCAACGGTGTCCATCAGTGGCCTGCAAGAGAACTTTGATAAGACCGTTACTTTATACGAAGACCTGATCAGCAACTGTAAACCTGATGAGGCGGCTTTAGTTAACCTGAAAGCCCGTATCCGTAAAGGCCGCGAAAACGCCAGGCTCAATAAAGCTGCAATTATGTCGGGCCTGTTAAACTATGCCCGTTATGGTGCGCAAAACCCATTCAACTACACTTTAACTAACGAGGAACTCGATAACCTTAAAGCCGAAGATCTGGTAAATTTACTGCACAGCCTGTCAGGTTATAAGCATACCGTTTTGTATTATGGTCCGCAGGCAACACCGGCACCAGCTATTGCAGCTTTGCACCATGTACCGGCAACGTTTACATCTTACCCTGCGGCCAAACAATTTACACGCGTAAATCCTGATAAAAACCAGGTGCTTTTTGCTGATTTTGACATGGTACAAGCCGAGATTAACTGGATACGTAATGAAGCGCCATACGACGCTGCTAAAACACCGGTAATTGAGTTGTATAATAATTATTTTGGCGGTGGTATGAGCAGTATTGTTTTCCAAACCATACGCGAATCTAAAGCGCTGGCTTATTCAACTTATGCCGTTTATGTTGCGCCTACTAAAAAAGAAGACCCCAACTATTTTATAGCTTACGTAGGTACTCAGGCCGACAAATTAAACGAGGCAATTAAGGGTATGAACGAATTGATTACCGATTTGCCTGAATCAGAAAAAGTAGTGAATACTGCACGCGACAACATTCGTAAATCACTGGAAACCGAGCGTATAACGCAGGATGGTATTTTGTTCAGTTACCTAAATGCACAACGCCGCGGCCTTGATTACGACGACCGCAAAAATACTTACAATGCAGTAGCCAGCTTAAACTATGCTGACTTAAAAGCATTTCACGATCAGGAGGTAAAAAATAAACCGGTTACTTACTGTATTGTGGCATCAACTAAAAGAGTAAGCGACGATGATTTGAAAAAATATGGCGAGCTTTCTAAACTAAGCTTAAACCAGCTATTCGGTTATTAA
- a CDS encoding Gfo/Idh/MocA family oxidoreductase, whose product MSDENQQQENSRRAFLKTGAVAAASFMIVPRHVLGRGFIAPSDKLMVAGVGAGGKGETDINNFAKSGKAEIAYLCDVDDRRAAATRAKFPKAKYYKDWRQMLDKEGKHIDAVSVATPDHNHAIVAYRAMAMGKHVYVEKPLTHDIYEARMLTEAAKKFKVVTQMGNQGASNDGTRLLSEWYDAGEIGDVHTVYCWTNRPVWPQGIPWPSTKAEIPKELDWDLWLGTAPYKEYVDKLVPFNWRGWWDYGTGALGDMGCHLVEAPFRVLGLQYAKDVQASVGTVYVDEFKQGRFPESCPPSSHITLTFPKTGKTKGDIKLHWMDGGIQPERPEELGPNERFGDDGNGTLFIGTKGKMMASTYSENPQLLPTSRTLKVKVPQKWSRVSGQAEGHYTQWVEACLAGYGKQEVSSPFEIAGPLTEALLMANLAVRGHDLKGGHIKLLWDNAQMRVTNFDNVNQYVKREYRKGWSLTA is encoded by the coding sequence ATGAGCGACGAGAACCAACAACAGGAAAACTCCCGGAGAGCATTTTTGAAGACTGGCGCTGTGGCAGCAGCTTCGTTTATGATTGTGCCTCGACATGTACTTGGCAGAGGGTTTATAGCGCCAAGCGATAAATTAATGGTAGCCGGAGTTGGAGCAGGCGGTAAAGGCGAAACCGATATTAACAATTTTGCTAAAAGTGGTAAGGCCGAAATTGCCTACTTATGCGATGTTGACGACCGCCGGGCTGCAGCTACAAGAGCAAAATTTCCTAAAGCTAAATATTATAAAGACTGGCGCCAGATGCTTGATAAAGAAGGTAAGCATATTGATGCTGTATCTGTTGCGACGCCCGATCATAACCATGCCATTGTAGCTTACCGTGCTATGGCCATGGGCAAACATGTATATGTAGAAAAACCGCTAACCCACGATATTTATGAGGCACGTATGCTTACCGAAGCCGCAAAAAAATTCAAAGTAGTTACCCAAATGGGTAACCAGGGTGCATCAAACGATGGCACGCGTTTGCTATCTGAGTGGTACGATGCGGGTGAAATTGGCGACGTACATACCGTATACTGCTGGACTAACCGGCCAGTATGGCCGCAAGGCATACCCTGGCCGAGCACCAAAGCCGAAATACCCAAAGAGTTAGATTGGGATTTATGGCTGGGTACAGCCCCATACAAAGAATATGTAGATAAACTGGTGCCGTTTAACTGGCGAGGCTGGTGGGATTATGGTACCGGTGCCCTGGGCGATATGGGCTGCCATCTGGTTGAGGCTCCTTTTCGGGTACTAGGCTTACAATATGCTAAAGATGTACAGGCCAGTGTAGGTACCGTATATGTTGATGAATTTAAACAAGGCCGCTTCCCCGAAAGCTGTCCGCCATCAAGCCACATCACGCTTACGTTTCCTAAAACCGGTAAAACCAAAGGCGACATAAAATTACACTGGATGGATGGTGGCATACAACCCGAACGCCCTGAAGAGTTAGGCCCTAATGAGCGGTTTGGCGACGATGGCAATGGCACATTATTTATAGGCACTAAAGGTAAAATGATGGCCAGCACTTATTCAGAAAATCCGCAATTGCTGCCTACGTCGCGCACACTTAAGGTTAAGGTTCCGCAAAAATGGTCTCGGGTTTCAGGTCAGGCTGAGGGACATTACACGCAATGGGTAGAAGCCTGCTTAGCTGGGTATGGCAAACAAGAAGTAAGCTCTCCTTTTGAAATAGCAGGCCCATTGACCGAAGCATTGTTAATGGCCAATTTAGCCGTTAGAGGCCACGACTTAAAAGGTGGCCACATTAAATTGCTTTGGGATAATGCCCAGATGCGGGTTACTAATTTTGATAACGTAAATCAGTACGTAAAACGCGAATATCGGAAAGGCTGGAGCTTAACCGCTTAG
- a CDS encoding sugar transferase → MNPVSTNRGIIALVCFSDELTISINECNFQDKQLMHFKNGMQLFSAWQNNNLNIVAIISQDEVLASSGVTLLDTLKKNQMPDVPFFLIVNHFNDNLRNLALSAGVADAFCLPANIENIESRVNFLTEHWRSIRQSVGKRTQALYKVPSGKRVFDMFFSGMALLMLSPLFLIIYLLIKLESKGPAFYYSLRVGTGYQVFKFYKFRSMYVNADQRLKDLKHLNQYDTDAAAKKAPEEKQVIENTSRLCADCTSAGKCQFPIYADDVHWCEREYMDTKKSSGGSAFFKIKNDPRITRIGNFIRNTSIDELPQLWNVFIGDMSIVGNRPLPLYEAEKLTTDKYALRFHAPAGITGLWQVEKRGKGDMSEEERLMLDNVYAENHSLVNDVRLILKTIPALLQKESV, encoded by the coding sequence ATGAATCCTGTTTCTACTAACCGTGGAATTATTGCACTGGTGTGTTTTAGTGATGAGCTGACCATATCTATCAATGAATGTAATTTTCAGGACAAACAACTGATGCATTTTAAAAACGGCATGCAGTTGTTTTCGGCCTGGCAAAACAATAACTTAAACATTGTTGCCATTATTTCACAGGATGAAGTGTTGGCGTCATCTGGCGTTACCTTGCTCGATACCTTAAAAAAGAACCAGATGCCTGATGTGCCGTTCTTTTTAATTGTAAACCATTTTAATGACAACCTGCGTAATTTGGCGCTGAGTGCCGGTGTAGCTGATGCATTCTGTTTGCCGGCAAATATCGAAAATATCGAGTCGCGCGTAAACTTTCTCACTGAGCATTGGCGGTCTATCCGTCAGTCGGTAGGTAAGCGCACACAGGCCTTATATAAGGTACCATCGGGCAAGCGGGTGTTTGATATGTTTTTTTCGGGCATGGCCTTGTTAATGTTATCGCCGCTGTTTCTTATCATCTATTTGCTGATTAAACTGGAATCTAAAGGTCCTGCTTTTTATTACTCTTTACGTGTGGGTACCGGTTACCAGGTGTTTAAATTTTATAAGTTCAGATCGATGTATGTAAATGCCGATCAGCGTTTAAAAGATCTGAAACACTTAAACCAATACGATACGGATGCCGCGGCTAAAAAAGCGCCCGAAGAAAAACAGGTAATTGAAAATACCTCACGTTTGTGTGCCGATTGTACATCGGCCGGTAAATGCCAGTTTCCTATTTATGCTGATGACGTGCACTGGTGCGAACGCGAATACATGGATACTAAAAAGTCGAGTGGAGGATCGGCCTTCTTTAAAATTAAAAACGACCCACGTATTACCCGTATCGGTAATTTCATCCGTAATACCAGTATTGATGAATTGCCGCAATTATGGAATGTGTTTATTGGCGACATGAGCATTGTAGGTAACCGTCCGCTGCCATTATATGAGGCCGAAAAACTAACCACCGATAAATATGCATTGCGCTTTCATGCACCAGCCGGCATTACAGGCTTGTGGCAAGTAGAAAAGCGTGGTAAAGGAGATATGAGCGAAGAAGAACGCCTGATGTTAGATAATGTATATGCCGAAAATCATAGCCTGGTAAATGATGTAAGGCTGATATTAAAAACCATCCCAGCGTTATTGCAAAAAGAAAGTGTTTAA
- a CDS encoding MFS transporter codes for MMMSALTKDNHSQLSPLVLWTLTVATGLVVANIYYNQPLLGDIAQSFKVSNGAAGQLAMFTQIGYATGLLFIIPLADMLKRKKMMLIDFAFVVASLLLAASAQQMWVLAISSFLIGLTSVIPQILVAMVAHLAKPEERGKKLGTVMSGLLIGILLSRTLSGFIGEHLGWRAVFYIAAGLMLVMWLMIAMIVPEVEPDYKGNYSSLMRSLFSLVKQEPQLRLAALRGGLCFACFSAFWTTLTFLLREPPFNEGSAIAGAFGLIGAFGALAASLIGRLSDKISANVLITYTLLLLLVSFIIFAFFSRSWAGLIVGVILMDMGVQATHIANQSIIFALNPNARNRVNTVYMVTYFVGGALGTFLASRLWSSYHWAGVCAIGISLSALVLIVHLLSLRKQNTLQNHSGA; via the coding sequence ATGATGATGAGTGCTTTAACTAAAGATAATCATAGCCAGCTATCACCACTGGTGCTGTGGACGCTTACTGTTGCTACCGGTTTGGTAGTGGCCAACATTTATTATAATCAGCCTTTACTGGGAGACATAGCGCAGTCTTTTAAAGTAAGCAACGGTGCTGCCGGTCAATTAGCCATGTTTACCCAAATTGGGTATGCTACAGGCCTGTTATTTATAATACCACTGGCTGATATGCTGAAACGTAAAAAGATGATGCTTATTGATTTTGCTTTTGTAGTTGCATCGCTGTTATTGGCTGCCAGTGCACAGCAAATGTGGGTATTGGCAATCAGTAGTTTTTTAATTGGCTTAACTTCGGTTATCCCGCAAATATTGGTAGCAATGGTAGCCCATTTGGCCAAGCCCGAGGAGCGTGGAAAAAAGTTAGGTACAGTAATGAGCGGGCTTCTCATTGGTATTTTATTATCGCGTACATTAAGTGGTTTTATTGGTGAGCATTTAGGCTGGCGCGCTGTATTTTACATAGCTGCCGGGTTGATGCTGGTTATGTGGTTAATGATAGCCATGATTGTACCTGAGGTAGAGCCTGATTATAAAGGCAATTACAGCAGCTTAATGAGATCCTTATTCTCTTTAGTAAAACAAGAGCCACAACTTCGGTTGGCTGCACTGCGGGGCGGGTTGTGCTTTGCCTGCTTTAGTGCATTCTGGACAACGCTAACCTTTTTATTACGTGAGCCTCCCTTTAATGAGGGTAGTGCGATAGCTGGTGCATTTGGCTTGATTGGTGCATTCGGCGCTTTGGCCGCTTCGTTGATTGGGCGGTTGAGTGATAAAATTAGCGCCAACGTGTTAATCACTTATACGTTGCTTTTATTGCTGGTGTCATTTATCATTTTTGCGTTTTTTAGCCGGAGTTGGGCCGGGCTTATTGTGGGCGTAATCTTGATGGATATGGGCGTGCAGGCTACTCATATTGCTAACCAATCCATTATTTTTGCTTTAAATCCTAATGCCCGCAACCGCGTTAACACGGTATACATGGTTACGTATTTTGTGGGTGGTGCCTTAGGTACTTTCCTGGCATCACGGCTTTGGAGCAGCTATCATTGGGCAGGCGTATGTGCAATTGGCATTTCGCTGTCGGCTTTAGTATTAATAGTTCACCTTTTAAGTTTACGAAAGCAGAATACTCTACAAAATCATTCGGGTGCTTGA
- a CDS encoding M90 family metallopeptidase: MTAFIIISIIIVLALGYLAYRLFNKQRNSIPVANASLSNELKQVLQQHVAYYSKLSAEDKSRFESLIAGFLETVHIEGVGLEITDLDRVLIASSAVIPIFGYKEWRYTNLTNVILYPDTFNNDFQFEGEQEGRNIMGMVGSGYMNGQMLLSRAALLRGFSAASGKNNTGIHEFVHLLDKSDGATDGVPENVLPHEYATPWLKMMHQEINRIKKGNSDIDPYGATNEAEFLAVVSEYFFEKPDQFSQKHPELYEQLSLIYSQDPAAKLKGL; the protein is encoded by the coding sequence ATGACTGCATTTATCATAATCTCAATCATCATAGTACTAGCCCTTGGCTATTTAGCTTATCGGCTGTTTAATAAGCAGCGCAACAGTATACCCGTTGCCAATGCCAGCCTCAGTAATGAGCTGAAACAAGTTTTGCAGCAACATGTAGCTTATTACAGCAAATTATCTGCTGAGGATAAATCACGATTTGAGAGTTTGATCGCCGGTTTCCTGGAAACGGTGCATATAGAAGGTGTTGGGCTGGAAATTACTGATCTGGACCGTGTGCTGATTGCCTCAAGTGCCGTTATACCAATATTTGGATACAAAGAATGGCGATATACCAATCTTACGAATGTCATTCTGTATCCCGATACTTTTAATAATGACTTCCAGTTTGAGGGCGAGCAGGAAGGCCGCAATATTATGGGTATGGTAGGCTCGGGTTATATGAACGGGCAAATGCTGCTATCAAGAGCAGCGCTGCTCAGAGGCTTTTCGGCTGCATCGGGTAAGAACAACACCGGTATACATGAATTTGTGCATCTCCTGGATAAAAGCGATGGAGCAACTGACGGTGTGCCAGAAAATGTTTTACCGCACGAGTACGCTACACCTTGGCTAAAAATGATGCACCAGGAAATTAACCGGATTAAAAAAGGTAACTCGGACATCGATCCTTATGGCGCCACTAATGAGGCAGAGTTTTTGGCTGTCGTGTCAGAATATTTTTTTGAAAAACCTGATCAATTCAGTCAAAAACATCCGGAGCTGTATGAGCAACTGAGCCTTATTTATAGCCAGGATCCGGCCGCTAAACTTAAGGGCTTATAG